In Streptomyces sp. NBC_01439, the following are encoded in one genomic region:
- a CDS encoding M28 family metallopeptidase has translation MPSRRIAAATAALAAAALVSPLLLAGPAGATGSPQSDAARGDALAKKLVKEATGKGAYNHLKVLQSLADYNNGNRAAGSKGHVQSAKYIEAVMKAAGYKVTKNEFDFVYVETIEEKLTVGGANQRDVPIHLMSYTANSPEGGVTAGVAVAPVDADGTNGCEPGDFASGTFTGKIALVKRGGCTFAAKQANAAAAGAVGAIIYNNTAGALNGTLGDPNVGKVPTGGITQEDGEKLAAEAAAGPVEVTLDIRQLRENRKTYNVIAETKGGDENNTVFLGSHLDSVAAGPGINDNGSGSAGILQVAQRLASSQSKIKNKVKFAWWSAEEFGLLGSEAYVAGLTDAQKKQIKLYLNFDMIASPNAAYFVYDGDDSDATGAGPGPEGSAQLEKGINDFLDSKKIPHEGTDFSGRSDYGPFIEVGIPSGGTFTGAEGIKTAEQAAKFGGQAGVAYDVNYHGKGDDITNIDQKALDINVDVIADAVGHYAFDLAPLSKPVVSQPTGGTGSGGGLHQGHDELTQ, from the coding sequence ATGCCCTCACGCCGTATAGCCGCAGCAACCGCCGCCCTGGCAGCCGCAGCCCTCGTCTCGCCGCTGCTGCTGGCCGGACCGGCCGGAGCCACCGGAAGCCCGCAGAGCGACGCCGCCCGGGGTGACGCGCTCGCCAAGAAGCTGGTCAAGGAAGCGACCGGCAAGGGCGCCTACAACCACCTCAAGGTCCTGCAGTCGCTCGCCGACTACAACAACGGCAACCGCGCGGCCGGGTCCAAGGGGCACGTGCAGTCGGCCAAGTACATCGAGGCCGTGATGAAGGCGGCCGGCTACAAGGTCACCAAGAACGAATTCGACTTCGTGTACGTCGAAACCATCGAGGAGAAGCTGACGGTGGGCGGCGCGAACCAGCGCGACGTACCGATCCACCTGATGTCGTACACGGCGAACAGCCCGGAGGGCGGTGTGACCGCCGGCGTCGCGGTCGCCCCGGTCGACGCGGACGGGACGAACGGCTGCGAGCCCGGCGACTTCGCCTCCGGCACCTTCACCGGCAAGATCGCCCTGGTCAAGCGCGGCGGTTGCACCTTCGCGGCGAAGCAGGCCAACGCGGCGGCGGCCGGCGCGGTCGGCGCGATCATCTACAACAACACCGCGGGCGCCCTGAACGGAACCCTCGGTGACCCGAACGTCGGCAAGGTCCCGACGGGCGGCATCACCCAGGAGGACGGCGAGAAGCTCGCGGCCGAGGCCGCGGCCGGCCCGGTCGAGGTCACCCTCGACATCCGGCAGCTGCGCGAGAACCGCAAGACGTACAACGTCATCGCCGAGACCAAGGGCGGCGACGAGAACAACACCGTCTTCCTCGGCTCGCACCTCGACTCGGTCGCGGCCGGCCCCGGCATCAACGACAACGGTTCCGGATCGGCCGGCATCCTGCAGGTCGCGCAGCGCCTCGCGAGCAGCCAGTCGAAGATCAAGAACAAGGTCAAGTTCGCCTGGTGGTCGGCGGAGGAGTTCGGCCTGCTCGGCTCCGAGGCGTACGTCGCCGGGCTGACGGACGCGCAGAAGAAGCAGATCAAGCTGTACCTGAACTTCGACATGATCGCCTCGCCGAACGCCGCGTACTTCGTCTACGACGGCGACGACTCGGACGCGACCGGCGCGGGCCCCGGCCCGGAGGGCTCCGCCCAGCTGGAGAAGGGGATCAACGACTTCCTCGACTCGAAGAAGATCCCGCACGAGGGCACGGACTTCTCGGGCCGCTCGGACTACGGCCCCTTCATCGAGGTGGGCATCCCGTCCGGCGGCACCTTCACCGGCGCCGAGGGCATCAAGACCGCGGAGCAGGCCGCGAAGTTCGGTGGCCAGGCGGGCGTCGCCTACGACGTGAACTACCACGGCAAGGGTGACGACATCACCAACATCGACCAGAAGGCGCTCGACATCAACGTCGACGTCATCGCGGACGCGGTCGGCCACTACGCCTTCGACCTGGCCCCGCTGTCGAAGCCGGTCGTCTCGCAGCCGACGGGCGGCACGGGCAGCGGTGGCGGCCTGCACCAGGGCCACGACGAGCTGACGCAGTAG
- a CDS encoding SAM-dependent methyltransferase, whose product MEAALYGPDGFYVRPGGPGPAGHFRTSVHASPLYAAAVARLLHRVDAELGHPAELDLVDVGAGRGELLVGVLAALDPGTAARVRPYAVERAERPAGLDPRIRWVAAPPEGTTGLLFANEWLDNVPLEVAEDGRYVLVAPDGTESAGGPLEAADRAWLEEWWPGGGRAEIGRARDEAWAAAAGTLARGLAVAVDYAHTRGARPPYGTLTGFRGGREVPPAPDGSCDVTAHVALDSCAGPGAVLLTQREALAALGVSGARPPLALASTDPLAYVQALSSAGEAAELTDRAGLGAFIWLVQPAGIPAPAWPVAAGRA is encoded by the coding sequence ATGGAGGCCGCGTTGTACGGGCCCGACGGCTTCTACGTGCGGCCCGGCGGGCCGGGTCCCGCCGGGCACTTCCGTACCTCCGTGCACGCCTCGCCGCTGTACGCCGCGGCCGTGGCCCGGCTGCTGCACCGGGTGGACGCCGAGCTCGGGCACCCGGCGGAACTGGACCTGGTCGACGTCGGGGCGGGGCGGGGGGAGCTGCTGGTCGGGGTGCTCGCCGCGCTGGATCCGGGGACGGCCGCGCGGGTGCGCCCGTACGCCGTGGAGCGGGCGGAGCGGCCCGCCGGGCTCGATCCGCGGATCCGTTGGGTCGCGGCCCCGCCCGAGGGGACGACGGGGCTGCTCTTCGCCAACGAATGGCTGGACAACGTGCCGCTGGAGGTCGCCGAGGACGGTCGCTACGTGCTGGTCGCCCCGGACGGTACGGAGAGCGCGGGCGGCCCGCTGGAGGCCGCGGACCGGGCCTGGCTGGAGGAGTGGTGGCCCGGCGGCGGCCGCGCCGAGATCGGCCGGGCCCGCGACGAGGCCTGGGCGGCCGCCGCCGGGACCCTGGCACGGGGCCTGGCGGTGGCGGTGGACTACGCCCACACCCGGGGCGCAAGGCCCCCCTACGGAACCCTGACGGGCTTTCGCGGCGGTCGGGAGGTCCCGCCGGCGCCGGACGGCTCCTGCGACGTCACCGCCCACGTTGCCCTGGACTCCTGCGCGGGGCCGGGAGCCGTCCTGCTGACCCAGCGCGAGGCCCTGGCCGCGCTCGGCGTCTCGGGCGCCCGGCCCCCGCTGGCCCTGGCCTCCACGGACCCGTTGGCCTACGTACAGGCCCTGTCCTCGGCCGGCGAGGCGGCGGAGCTCACGGACCGCGCCGGGCTGGGCGCCTTCATCTGGCTGGTCCAGCCGGCCGGCATCCCGGCCCCGGCGTGGCCGGTCGCCGCGGGCCGGGCCTGA
- a CDS encoding sensor histidine kinase: MQRLYDFFRRHPTGVDSFWAVFLFGIGMLQVADDSFSSTSARLLAVPAVVAMSLVVALRRKWTQPMFWLAVGTGVYKLITHTEVNNADLAMLIILYTVAASAEVSRRMSRTALAIGFLASPLYALRFQVDRGGFRDNVLFTLFAMVPFALAWVLGDSLRTRRAYYAQLVERNQRLENQREAQAKVAVAAERARIARELHDVVAHNVSVMVVQADGAAYVMDAAPEQAKEALQTISGTGRQALAEMRRLLGVLRTGEPQESEDYVPQPDVEQIEVLVEQVRTAGLAVDFEVEGAPRRLPSGVELTAYRIVQEALTNTRKHGGPDAKATVRLVYFDDGLGLLVEDNGRGAAHELYEDGGADGAGHGLIGMRERIGMVGGTLDAGPRPGGGFRISALLPLKKK; encoded by the coding sequence GTGCAGCGCCTCTACGACTTCTTCCGCAGACACCCGACGGGCGTCGACAGCTTCTGGGCTGTCTTCCTCTTCGGGATCGGCATGCTGCAAGTCGCCGACGACAGTTTCAGCAGCACCAGCGCACGGCTGCTCGCCGTCCCCGCCGTGGTCGCGATGAGCCTCGTGGTGGCCCTGCGCCGCAAGTGGACGCAGCCGATGTTCTGGCTGGCCGTCGGCACCGGCGTCTACAAGCTGATCACCCATACCGAGGTGAACAACGCCGACCTCGCGATGCTGATCATCCTGTACACGGTCGCCGCCTCCGCCGAGGTCTCGCGCCGGATGTCCCGTACCGCGCTCGCCATCGGCTTCCTCGCCTCCCCCCTGTACGCCCTGCGCTTCCAGGTGGACAGGGGCGGCTTCCGCGACAACGTCCTCTTCACGCTGTTCGCCATGGTCCCCTTCGCCCTCGCCTGGGTACTGGGCGACTCCCTGCGCACCCGCCGGGCCTACTACGCCCAGCTCGTCGAACGGAACCAGCGCCTGGAGAACCAGCGCGAGGCCCAGGCCAAGGTGGCCGTGGCCGCCGAGCGCGCCCGGATCGCCCGCGAACTGCACGACGTCGTCGCGCACAACGTTTCGGTGATGGTGGTCCAGGCGGACGGCGCGGCGTACGTCATGGACGCGGCCCCCGAACAGGCCAAGGAAGCCCTCCAGACCATCTCCGGCACCGGGCGCCAGGCGCTGGCCGAGATGCGGCGGCTGCTGGGCGTGCTGCGCACCGGCGAGCCGCAGGAGTCCGAGGACTACGTGCCCCAGCCGGACGTCGAGCAGATCGAGGTCCTGGTCGAGCAGGTCCGGACGGCCGGGCTCGCGGTGGACTTCGAGGTCGAGGGCGCCCCGCGGCGGCTGCCCAGCGGGGTCGAGCTGACGGCGTACCGGATCGTGCAGGAGGCGCTGACCAACACCCGCAAGCACGGCGGCCCCGACGCGAAGGCCACCGTCCGGCTGGTCTACTTCGACGACGGGCTCGGCCTGCTGGTCGAGGACAACGGCCGGGGCGCGGCCCACGAGCTGTACGAGGACGGCGGCGCGGACGGCGCCGGGCACGGGCTGATCGGCATGCGCGAGCGGATCGGTATGGTCGGCGGAACCCTGGACGCGGGGCCGCGGCCCGGTGGCGGCTTCCGGATCAGCGCACTGCTGCCCCTGAAGAAGAAATGA
- a CDS encoding response regulator, whose protein sequence is MSIRVMLVDDQVLLRTGFRMVLAAQPDMEVVAEAGDGLEALEVLRATKVDVVLMDVRMPRLDGVEATRRICEPEEHPKVIILTTFDLDEYAFSGLKAGASGFMLKDVPPGELLAAIRSVHSGDAVVAPSTTRRLLDRFAPMLPTTTQEPQNKEIERLTEREREVMLLVAQGLSNGEIAARLVLSEATVKTHVGRILTKLGLRDRVQVVVLAYETGLVRAGGGGAG, encoded by the coding sequence ATGTCCATCCGCGTGATGCTGGTCGACGACCAGGTGCTGCTGCGCACCGGTTTCCGTATGGTGCTCGCCGCCCAGCCGGACATGGAAGTGGTCGCCGAGGCGGGCGACGGCCTGGAGGCGCTGGAGGTGCTGCGGGCCACGAAGGTGGACGTGGTGCTGATGGACGTCCGCATGCCCCGGCTGGACGGGGTGGAGGCGACGCGGCGGATCTGCGAGCCGGAGGAGCACCCGAAGGTGATCATCTTGACCACCTTCGACCTGGACGAGTACGCCTTCTCGGGCCTGAAGGCGGGCGCGAGCGGATTCATGCTGAAGGACGTCCCGCCGGGCGAGCTGCTCGCAGCCATCCGATCGGTGCACAGCGGGGACGCGGTGGTGGCCCCGTCGACGACGCGGCGCCTGCTGGACCGCTTCGCGCCGATGTTGCCGACGACCACGCAGGAGCCGCAGAACAAGGAGATCGAGCGGCTGACGGAGCGCGAGCGCGAGGTCATGCTGCTGGTGGCTCAGGGCCTGTCGAACGGCGAGATCGCGGCCCGGCTGGTCCTGTCGGAGGCGACGGTGAAGACCCACGTGGGCCGCATCCTGACCAAGCTCGGGCTGCGCGACCGGGTCCAGGTGGTGGTCCTTGCGTACGAAACGGGCCTGGTCCGCGCGGGCGGCGGCGGAGCCGGGTAG
- a CDS encoding L-2-amino-thiazoline-4-carboxylic acid hydrolase: protein MPRRFLGEVRKHLHHVAPDREDELIDAIRARAKEIADADEDMATDGPSKGALLIGAVVFAAFETLVPLFEGDRRRTIRYLQHAMSPVLRRPYDMAFSTLNERDHALDKIEKTCRVMVKLYPAHFEFDFQRPGPGLFEMNVRRCFWRDFFARHDATPVTTVMCAFDVNFMKAIDPAVSGLRAERTSLLSLGDSRCRFAVLETDDPLNGYSDALETRFVDGGERGG from the coding sequence ATGCCCCGCAGGTTCCTGGGCGAAGTCCGCAAGCACCTCCACCACGTGGCGCCCGATCGCGAGGACGAGCTGATCGACGCGATCCGCGCGCGGGCGAAGGAGATCGCCGACGCGGACGAGGACATGGCCACCGACGGACCGTCGAAGGGCGCGCTGCTGATCGGTGCCGTGGTATTCGCCGCCTTCGAGACGCTGGTCCCCCTGTTCGAAGGGGACCGCAGGCGCACGATCCGCTATCTCCAGCACGCGATGAGCCCGGTGCTGAGGCGCCCCTACGACATGGCCTTCTCGACCCTCAACGAGAGGGACCACGCGCTCGACAAGATCGAGAAGACCTGCCGAGTGATGGTGAAGCTCTACCCCGCCCACTTCGAGTTCGACTTCCAACGGCCGGGGCCGGGGCTCTTCGAGATGAACGTCAGACGCTGCTTCTGGCGCGACTTCTTCGCCCGTCACGACGCCACGCCCGTCACGACGGTGATGTGCGCGTTCGACGTGAACTTCATGAAGGCGATCGACCCCGCCGTCAGCGGACTGCGCGCCGAGCGCACCTCCCTGCTGTCACTCGGTGACAGCAGGTGCCGCTTCGCCGTCCTGGAGACCGACGACCCACTGAACGGCTACAGCGACGCGCTGGAGACGCGGTTCGTCGACGGCGGGGAGCGGGGCGGCTGA
- a CDS encoding PH domain-containing protein — MSPAPADGAGVPATGGPAGSPASGSTVDPAADPTTDPTTDPASGSVVERRLHPFTPLRRAWVPIAATVGVIAQQGDQAGRWVADLSALLRVAAVVGLIVVFGAYGFLSWWFTHYAITDTELRIRSGLFFRRTAHIRLDRLQAVDVTRPLLARLTGVASLRLDVIGTEDKDQLSFLSEKEAVALRAELLARAAGFAPEEAVSLGEAPERELLRVTPRELLVSLLLNLGAWVLLVPGLTVPVVVWWLSSSPWAALVSVLPMLGAVWAGTAGRFLTEYDWRVAESPDGLRLDHGLLDRAHETVPPGRVQNVRIVEPLLWRRRGLVRVELKVAGSDNTVLVPVASRDAATAVIARVLPGVDLAALSFSGSPRTGSRWVVPVWWKGYALALSPEVFAARHGRLCRRTDLVPHAKVQSVRLTQGPWSRARGVADVHVDTGANCTVTARLRPEPEAATLLHAQAARSRTSRAAARPDRWMTGAGADA; from the coding sequence GTGAGCCCCGCCCCGGCCGACGGCGCCGGCGTACCCGCCACGGGCGGTCCTGCGGGCAGTCCCGCGAGCGGTTCCACAGTCGACCCCGCCGCCGATCCCACCACCGACCCCACCACCGACCCCGCGAGCGGTTCCGTCGTGGAGCGCCGGTTGCACCCCTTCACCCCGCTGCGCCGCGCCTGGGTGCCGATCGCCGCGACCGTCGGCGTGATCGCCCAGCAGGGCGACCAGGCCGGGAGATGGGTGGCCGACCTGTCCGCCCTCCTGCGGGTGGCGGCGGTGGTGGGCCTGATCGTGGTCTTCGGCGCCTACGGATTCCTGAGCTGGTGGTTCACCCACTACGCCATCACCGACACCGAACTGCGCATCCGCAGCGGTCTCTTCTTCCGCCGCACCGCGCACATCCGCCTCGACCGGCTCCAGGCCGTGGACGTCACGCGCCCCCTCCTGGCCCGGCTGACCGGAGTCGCCAGCCTCCGGCTCGACGTCATCGGCACCGAGGACAAGGACCAGCTGTCCTTCCTCAGCGAGAAGGAGGCCGTCGCCCTGCGCGCCGAGCTCCTCGCCCGCGCGGCCGGTTTCGCCCCCGAGGAAGCCGTGAGCCTGGGCGAGGCCCCCGAGCGCGAACTGCTGCGGGTGACCCCGCGCGAGCTCCTCGTGTCCCTCTTGCTCAACCTGGGTGCCTGGGTCCTGCTGGTCCCGGGGCTCACCGTGCCGGTCGTCGTGTGGTGGCTCAGTTCCAGCCCGTGGGCGGCCCTGGTCTCCGTGCTCCCGATGCTCGGCGCGGTCTGGGCGGGCACCGCGGGCCGCTTCCTCACCGAGTACGACTGGCGGGTCGCCGAGTCCCCGGACGGGCTGCGGCTGGACCACGGCCTGCTGGACCGGGCCCACGAGACCGTGCCGCCGGGGCGCGTGCAGAACGTACGGATCGTGGAGCCGCTGCTGTGGAGGCGGCGCGGCCTGGTCCGCGTCGAGCTGAAGGTCGCCGGCTCGGACAACACGGTCCTGGTCCCGGTGGCCTCGCGGGACGCCGCCACCGCCGTCATCGCCCGGGTGCTGCCCGGGGTGGACCTGGCGGCCCTGTCTTTCTCCGGCTCCCCGCGGACCGGGTCCCGCTGGGTGGTCCCGGTGTGGTGGAAGGGCTACGCCCTGGCGCTCTCCCCGGAGGTGTTCGCCGCCCGGCACGGCCGCCTGTGCCGGCGTACGGACCTCGTCCCGCACGCCAAGGTGCAGAGCGTCCGCCTCACGCAGGGCCCCTGGTCCCGCGCCCGCGGCGTCGCCGACGTGCACGTGGACACCGGCGCGAACTGCACGGTCACGGCCAGGCTCCGCCCGGAGCCGGAGGCCGCGACCCTGCTGCACGCCCAGGCCGCCCGCTCCCGCACCTCCCGGGCCGCAGCCCGTCCGGACCGCTGGATGACGGGGGCGGGCGCGGACGCCTGA
- a CDS encoding PH domain-containing protein codes for METGTMSEMSETGEPAWVGLPGGLLILRRTLLLIWTVLLAVVTTVVLGLTLGLPWAALGAFWLAVLAWGWVLLGRNWRSWRYAERADDLLISRGVLWRKETVVPYGRMQLVEVTSGPLERRFGLASVQLHTAAAATDAKIPGLVPVEAERLRDRLTALGEARSAGL; via the coding sequence ATGGAAACGGGGACGATGAGTGAGATGAGTGAGACGGGCGAACCCGCATGGGTCGGCCTACCGGGCGGGCTGCTGATTCTGCGGCGGACGCTGTTGCTGATATGGACGGTGCTGCTCGCCGTCGTGACCACCGTCGTACTGGGGCTGACGCTCGGCCTGCCGTGGGCTGCCCTCGGGGCGTTCTGGCTCGCGGTCCTGGCCTGGGGCTGGGTGCTCCTCGGCCGGAACTGGCGGTCCTGGCGGTACGCCGAGCGCGCGGACGACCTGCTGATCAGCCGGGGCGTGCTGTGGCGGAAGGAGACCGTGGTGCCGTACGGGCGGATGCAACTGGTGGAGGTCACCTCCGGTCCGCTGGAGCGGCGCTTCGGTCTGGCCTCCGTGCAGCTGCACACGGCCGCGGCCGCCACCGACGCCAAGATTCCCGGGTTGGTGCCGGTCGAGGCGGAGCGGCTGCGAGACCGGCTCACCGCCCTCGGCGAGGCAAGGTCGGCGGGCCTGTGA
- a CDS encoding NADH-quinone oxidoreductase subunit D codes for MTETTVGIGGAAESTDMVLNIGPQHPSTHGVLRLRLVLDGERIVSAEPVVGYMHRGAEKLFEARDYRQIVMLANRHDWLSAFSNELGVVMAVERMLGMEVPERAVWMRTLLAELNRVLNHLMFLGSYPLELGGITPIFHAFREREELQAVMEEISGGRMHYMFNRVGGLKEDLPAGWLGRARAAIADVRTRMDVYDKLVHGNEIFRARTRGVGVLSAEAVHAYGVSGPIARASGVDFDLRRDEPYLAYGELQDVLKVITRTEGDCLARFECLLDQTHNALDLAVACLDRMDDLPPGPINQRLPKVLKAPEGHTYAWTENPLGINGYYLVSKGEKTPYRLKLRSASYNNIQALAVLLPGQLVADMVAILGSLFFVVGDIDK; via the coding sequence ATGACGGAGACCACGGTCGGTATCGGCGGAGCGGCGGAGAGCACCGACATGGTGCTCAACATCGGCCCCCAGCACCCTTCCACGCACGGCGTGCTGCGCCTGCGCCTCGTCCTGGACGGCGAGCGGATCGTCAGTGCGGAACCGGTGGTCGGTTACATGCACCGCGGTGCGGAGAAGCTCTTCGAGGCCCGCGACTACCGGCAGATCGTAATGCTCGCGAACCGCCACGACTGGCTGTCGGCGTTCTCGAACGAGCTGGGCGTGGTCATGGCGGTCGAGCGGATGCTCGGCATGGAGGTCCCCGAGCGGGCCGTGTGGATGCGGACGCTGCTGGCCGAGCTGAACCGGGTGCTGAATCACCTGATGTTCCTCGGTTCGTACCCCCTCGAACTGGGTGGGATCACCCCGATCTTCCACGCGTTCCGCGAACGCGAGGAGCTCCAGGCCGTGATGGAGGAGATCTCCGGCGGCCGCATGCACTACATGTTCAACCGCGTCGGCGGCCTCAAGGAAGACCTCCCGGCCGGCTGGCTCGGGCGGGCCCGCGCGGCGATCGCCGACGTCCGCACCCGGATGGACGTCTACGACAAGCTGGTCCACGGGAACGAGATCTTCCGCGCCCGCACGCGCGGGGTCGGCGTCCTGTCCGCCGAAGCGGTGCACGCGTACGGGGTCTCCGGCCCGATCGCCCGCGCCTCCGGAGTCGACTTCGACCTGCGCCGCGACGAGCCCTACCTGGCCTACGGCGAGCTCCAGGACGTCCTGAAGGTGATCACCCGCACCGAGGGCGACTGCCTGGCCCGCTTCGAGTGCCTGCTGGACCAAACCCACAACGCGCTCGACCTGGCCGTGGCCTGCCTGGACCGGATGGACGACCTCCCGCCGGGACCGATCAACCAGCGGCTGCCCAAGGTGCTGAAGGCCCCCGAGGGACACACGTACGCCTGGACCGAGAACCCCCTCGGCATCAACGGCTACTACCTCGTCTCCAAGGGGGAGAAGACCCCGTACCGGCTGAAGCTGCGCAGCGCCTCGTACAACAACATCCAGGCGCTGGCCGTGCTGCTGCCGGGCCAGTTGGTGGCCGACATGGTGGCGATCTTGGGCTCGCTCTTCTTCGTCGTCGGTGACATCGACAAATAG
- a CDS encoding arylamine N-acetyltransferase family protein, which yields MIISGIYAAYLERIGIAEPGSPSVEGLFALTRAHLERIPFENTEIQLGRPPGIDPELSVRRIGAGRGGYCFHLNGAFAALLERLGYDVTRHVGGMTADRESGEVSGDHLTLTVRIDGEAYFVDVGLGDGPPEPLPLREGSYELGFRYGLRPLGSADGPDAGWTFLNESSPFPAMNFRSAPATMADFEAEHLRLSTAEDSPFLQSFFMLRRNGEVMNRLHGKVLLTLEPQGGRDKRELAGPEELFEAMSTVFGRELDDLTAADRAALWARIERAHEAWLASQQD from the coding sequence ATGATCATCTCTGGTATCTACGCCGCGTACCTGGAGCGGATCGGCATCGCCGAACCCGGATCCCCCTCCGTCGAAGGGCTGTTCGCGCTCACGCGGGCCCATCTGGAGCGGATCCCCTTCGAGAACACCGAGATCCAGCTGGGCCGACCGCCGGGCATCGACCCCGAGCTGTCCGTGCGCCGCATCGGCGCCGGGCGCGGCGGCTACTGCTTCCACCTCAACGGCGCCTTCGCGGCGCTGCTGGAGCGCCTCGGCTACGACGTTACCCGCCACGTCGGGGGCATGACGGCGGACCGCGAGTCCGGAGAGGTGAGCGGTGACCACCTCACCCTGACCGTACGGATCGACGGGGAGGCCTACTTCGTGGACGTCGGCCTGGGCGACGGCCCGCCCGAGCCGCTGCCGCTGCGCGAGGGCTCCTACGAGCTGGGCTTCCGCTACGGCCTGCGGCCGCTGGGCAGCGCGGACGGACCCGACGCGGGCTGGACCTTCCTCAACGAGAGCTCGCCCTTCCCCGCGATGAACTTCCGCTCGGCCCCCGCGACCATGGCCGACTTCGAGGCCGAGCACCTGCGGCTGTCCACCGCCGAGGACTCCCCCTTCCTGCAGTCCTTCTTCATGCTGCGGCGCAACGGCGAGGTCATGAACCGGTTGCACGGCAAGGTCCTGCTGACCCTCGAACCGCAGGGCGGCCGCGACAAGCGCGAACTGGCCGGCCCGGAGGAGCTCTTCGAGGCCATGTCCACCGTCTTCGGACGGGAGCTCGACGACCTGACGGCGGCGGACCGGGCGGCGCTGTGGGCCCGGATCGAGCGGGCGCACGAGGCGTGGCTCGCTTCCCAGCAGGACTGA
- a CDS encoding alpha/beta hydrolase family protein, translating into MTITQHNQQRRRQWLRRGAAAVALAAVLGGIAAPAALAAPAARATASTASTTRGDLVSVVPLNTLNRDQVVAELGTLGIDPSTVRYGVRAYRLTYATVDPQGRPTTATGLFVLPRGGPHRPDLVSDTHGTVATRDDAPSGGAGYNRLTPYLHASAGRAVAAPDYLGLGGGPGSHPYMDTRSAVTASVDMLKAARTAADRLGRPVSRDVYATGFSQGGQVAMALGRELSRGRDGLRLRALAPMAGPHDLLGTEFPGITDGRVDPRVAVFYLSYFLTAQNRLHPLYEDPAEVFRAPYAQAVEGLFDGSHQVQDIVAALPATPQELLTPQWVENIRSPRGALLEAVRANDGVCDWKPAAPVRLYAGGGDTDVPAANSRACATDLARHGVRAKVVDQGPDADHTATAVRSAPQVVRWFDSIRQGRS; encoded by the coding sequence ATGACGATCACGCAGCACAACCAGCAGCGCCGCCGGCAGTGGCTGCGGCGCGGCGCCGCAGCCGTGGCCCTCGCCGCCGTACTCGGTGGGATCGCCGCCCCGGCGGCGCTGGCCGCGCCCGCCGCGCGGGCCACCGCATCGACCGCGTCGACCACCCGGGGCGACCTGGTTTCCGTCGTCCCGCTGAACACCCTCAACCGCGACCAGGTCGTCGCCGAGCTCGGCACGCTGGGAATCGACCCGTCGACCGTCCGGTACGGCGTGCGCGCCTACCGGCTGACCTACGCCACCGTGGACCCGCAGGGCCGGCCCACCACCGCGACCGGGTTGTTCGTCCTGCCGCGCGGCGGCCCGCACCGCCCCGACCTGGTCTCCGACACCCACGGCACGGTCGCCACCCGCGACGACGCCCCGTCCGGGGGCGCCGGCTACAACCGGCTCACCCCCTACCTGCACGCCTCCGCCGGCCGGGCCGTCGCCGCACCCGACTACCTGGGCCTGGGCGGCGGCCCGGGCAGCCACCCGTACATGGACACCCGGTCTGCGGTCACGGCCTCCGTCGACATGCTGAAGGCCGCCCGCACCGCCGCCGACCGGCTGGGCCGCCCGGTCAGCCGGGACGTGTACGCCACCGGCTTCTCCCAGGGCGGCCAGGTGGCGATGGCCCTGGGCCGCGAGCTCTCCCGCGGCCGGGACGGCCTGCGGCTGCGGGCGCTGGCCCCGATGGCCGGACCGCACGACCTGCTCGGCACCGAGTTCCCGGGGATCACCGACGGTCGGGTCGATCCGCGCGTCGCCGTCTTCTACCTCTCCTACTTCCTCACGGCCCAGAACCGGCTCCACCCGCTCTACGAGGACCCGGCCGAGGTGTTCCGCGCACCCTATGCACAGGCTGTGGAAGGCCTGTTCGACGGGAGCCACCAGGTGCAGGACATCGTGGCCGCGCTCCCGGCGACACCGCAGGAGCTGCTGACCCCGCAGTGGGTCGAGAACATCCGGAGCCCGCGCGGGGCCCTCCTGGAGGCCGTACGGGCAAACGACGGCGTCTGCGACTGGAAGCCCGCCGCGCCCGTACGCCTGTACGCGGGCGGCGGCGACACGGACGTACCGGCCGCCAACTCCCGGGCCTGCGCCACCGATCTGGCCCGCCACGGGGTCCGTGCGAAGGTCGTGGACCAGGGCCCGGACGCCGACCACACGGCCACGGCGGTCCGCTCGGCGCCCCAGGTGGTCCGCTGGTTCGACTCGATCCGCCAGGGCCGGTCCTAG